Sequence from the Gloeocapsopsis dulcis genome:
GGATGTAGAAATGCTGCTTGTGCCTGGTACTTTTAGCACGCCAGACCAGTATATCGCAAGTTACTGGCTACCTGATCGCGAACGAATTGCCATGATGATGGCAAAGCATTTTAATGTTCCAACAGATTCTACTTTTAGCGACCTCAATCCGACAAAGCTAAGGATCGCTATTCAAGATAGTACAGGTAGCGATCGCGCTATTCAATCACTCGCTAACTTTCTCCAAACATCTGGATATCGTCGAGTCTATGTTGCTACGCCTTGGAATGAACCGTTGGATGTAACTCGGATCGTTGCTCAGCAAGGGGATATTGACAACGCACGTGCCATTCGCAATGCTTTAGGAGTTGGCGAAATTCGTGTTGAAAGTACCGGAAACCTTCGTTCGGATGTCACAATTCAACTCGGTCAAGATTGGCTGAGAATAGCAGAATACTAGCTCAAAGCTGTGCAATCCATGCTTGTAAGATTGGATTGACTTTTTCCGGTGCTTCATCTTGGGGACAATGTCCGACGCCTTCAATGGGAATAAACTCCTTCACTTGTGGATAGTTAGCCAGTTGTTGACCTAACTCGAATGGTTCCCACGGATCGGCTGTTCCCCACAACATAATTGCTGGACATGGTAGCTGTGGTAGCAAATCTTCTGGCAATGGTCCTGAAGAATAGGCAGTAAATGCTAAAAATACAGCAACAGCACCAGGATCTTTTGCTGGTGCCATTAACAAATCCACTAGTTCCTCAGTCACAACGTCAGAATTAGCATACGCTTGCAGCAGAATCTTCCGTACGGTTTTTGGCTTGGCAATTTGATTAAAGAAAAAGTTGCCTATTGGTTTGACTGAGAGTAGTCGTTGTACCATTGGTGCACCAAAGCGGCGATACCAAGGCAATGTCCCCCGTTTGCGATCGTGCAGCAGGCGCAGCGAACAGTTTAGTAGGGCAATACTTCTAGCAATTTCTGGGCGATCTACCACAGCTTGCATCACTGCAATACAACCAATTGAATTACCCACTAAAAAAGCAGGTTCTCCTACAACTTCCTGACAAAAATCGGCAATTTGCTGCCCCCAAGTTTCAAAGGTGTAATGCATTTCTGTGGTTGGTTCCGGTTTGGCAGAACCACCAAAGCCAATTAAATCTATGGCGTACACGCGGCAAGTTTCTGCTAGGACAGGAATGTTTTTGCGCCAATGCCACCAAGAAGCACCAAAGCCATGAATCAGCACAATGGCAGGTCCTGTCGTACCTTGAGTTTGATAGCAAATCGGAAAACCTTGCCAAGTCCAAGTTTTTGTTGCGGTGAATGATGCAGTAGAAATCATGGAATTAATTCAGTAGGCGATCGCTCTAATTGTATTGTGACAATTCTTTACAAAAAAAGACACCTTTTTTTATTTCGATTAAACTAGAATTATGGAAAGTATAAACCCTGCAAAGTATGCAGATTTGTTTGCAGCGCTTGGGTCAGAACCTCGGTTAGAAATCATGCGAGTACTGTTTGCCGCATACCCGCAAGGAATGATCGTTGGTGATATTCAAGCAAAATTACAAATCCCTAATTCAACGCTGTCCCATCATCTAGAGAAACTGCGACAGGAGCATCTCATCAGTTCAAAAAAAGAAAAGCAATATATCTGGTACTCAGTCAATACCAAGACAATGGAAGATTTATTAGCTTTTCTCTTCAACGGCTGTGCGCTCGGCAATCCTCGCAGTAAAGACAAGCTAGCCCCTGTTCAGAATCCATTCACGGAGGCAGGATTTATGTTTGAAGGATTCTTAAGATCCCTGGAAAGCCTATTTGGTAGTGTGTTTGACCGAATTGTTCTTCCTAGAGGGTTTGAAAGATTTAGCCAAAAAGCAACACAAGTCATTGCGTTAGCACAAGATGAATCGCGCCGTTTGGGACATCAATATGTTGGCACAGAACAACTTTTATTAGGATTGATTGGAGAAGGAACAGGAACTGCAGCACAGGTTCTTTCAGCAGAAGGACTCAACTTAGAAAATCTGCGCATAGAAGTTGAAAAACGCGTTGGTCATGGTAAGGGAACACCGCTGGATATTCCTTTTACACCAAGAGCCAAAAGAGTGTTAGAGCTTTCTGTTGAACAGTCGCAGCGTCTAGGCGATCAATACATTGGTACTGAGCACTTACTATTAGGAATTTTGCGCGAACGTGGTGGCATGGCAGTTCGGGTACTCGAACACTTAGGTGTTAATCTGTATAGCTTAGAACAGCGAATTCTACAATGGAATGCACCTAATTAGTCGTGCAGCGATCGCCTGGAGTATGCCAGGATTATTCGTGTTGTGTTCCTATTCAATCACTTATTTATCATGCTGGCACAAACTGCTACAGAGGTGACACCCTTCCTAGGCTCAGATGTCGCGGCAAGTTATGCTACGGCGCAGGTTGCGATTTTACCCATTCCCTACGAAGCAACAACAACCTATCGTCGTGGCTGTGAAACAGGGCCTGATGCCATTCTCGCAGCATCGCATCAAGTGGAATACTATGATGAAGAACTCGACTGGGAAACAGGACTTGAGGTTGGTATCTACACGCATCCCCCGATTGCTGATACCCGCAGTAAAGCTGTCACCTCCGAGGAGATGTTGCAAATTACTAGAGAAACCGTTTTCAAGCTCGTCCAAGATGGCAAGTTTGCGATCGCCTTGGGAGGCGAACATAGTATAACCACTGCAATTGTGGAAGCATACCGTCAGGCATATCCCGATGAATTATTTACCGTTGTGCAAATTGATGCACATGGAGACTTACGCCACGAGTATGAAGGCTCAATTCATAACCATGCTTGCGTGATGCGGCGTGTTGTTGAGATGGGATTACCTACGGTTCAAATTGGCATTCGAGCAATTTGCAAAGAAGAAGCTGACTTAATTAAAGAAAAAAATCTTACTGTCTTTCGCGCACGAGAAATCGCGGCACAACCAAATTGGATCGAAAATGCGATCGCGGCGATTCCTACAGAAAAGGTATTTCTTACGATTGACTTAGATGGCATTGACCCCACACTGATTCCTGGTGTCGGAACTCCTGAACCAGGTGGCTTAAATTGGTACGCACTCACAACATTTCTGCGTGGTGTGTTTAACACGCACCAAGTCATTGGCTGTGACGTAATGGAATTAGCTCCCCTTGCCGATTCCGTCGTTTCTGAATTCACCGCCGCCAAACTTGTTTACAAACTCATTGGCTATCAAGCAAAGGAGCGAGGGGGAATTATGAATTACGAATCATGAATGGGGTTAATTCAAAACTCAAAACTAGCCACTAGGCACTCTTTCACTCACCCCTCACCCCTCACCCCTAAAATAACTAGAGACACAGAACCCCTCTGCTGGTATCTTAAATTGGAGGCAATTGCAATAAAATTTATCCTAACTGCATGGGAAAACCTTACCGGCGGATTTTACTCAAACTGAGCGGTGAAGCCTTGATGGGCAACCTGGGCTATGGCATCGACCCAACCATCGTTCAAGAAATTGCGGCAGAAGTCGCAGAAGTAGTAAATAGTGGCGTACAAGTAGCTATTGTAGTAGGTGGTGGCAACATCTTTCGTGGCGTTAAAGCGTCAGCTGCTGGAATGGATCGGGCAACTGCCGACTACATTGGTATGATTGCAACTGTGATGAATGCGCTCACGCTTCAAGATGCCTTGGAACGGATGGAAGTGCAAACACGCGTGCAAACTGCGATCGCCATGCAAGAAGTAGCGGAACCTTATATCCGACGTCGGGCAATTCGCCATCTCGAAAAAGGACGGGTGGTGATTTTTGGCGCGGGTTCTGGAAATCCGTTCTTCACCACTGATACCACAGCAGCTTTAAGAGCTGCTGAAATTGATGCCGAGGTGATTTTTAAAGCCACCAAGGTAGACGGAGTTTACGATTCTGATCCGCACAAAAATCCTGATGCTAAGCGCTATCAAACACTTAACTATGTTCACGTTTTGACTCAGGATCTGCGAGTGATGGATAGTACTGCGATCGCTTTATGTAAAGAAAACAATATTCCGATTCTTGTCTTTGACCTCTCGGTACGGGGTAACATCCGCCGAGCGGTGGCAGGAGAATCTATCGGAACCCTTGTGGGAGGTTTCTGTGAAGTTAGCTGAAGCTGAGAGTACAATGCAAAAAGCCGTTGATGCAACGCAACGAGCTTTCAATACAATCCGCACTGGTCGCGCTAATGCGAGTTTACTTGACCGCGTCATGGTGGAATACTACGGTACACCAACATCGCTTAAATCACTGGCAAATATCAGTACCCCTGATGCCACAACAATTACTATTCAACCTTATGACCGGAGTAGCCTGAATCTGATTGAGAAGGCAATTTCCATGTCGGATGTCGGATTAACTCCAAACAACGACGGCTCAATGATTCGCCTCAATATTCCTCCGCTGACAAGCGATCGCCGTAAAGAATTTGTGAAACTTGCTGCGAAATATGCTGAGGAAGGGCGCGTTTCAATTCGCAATATTCGCCGCGATGCTCTTGATACGATCCGCAAACAAGAGAAAAACAGCGAAGTCTCAGAAGACGAAGCGAAAGATCTCCAAGATCAACTGCAAAAATTAACGAACAAATACACCAGTAAAATAGATGAGTTACTAACTGAAAAAGAGAAAGACATTACAACTGTTTGACTACTAACTCAATTGACCACATTTGACATAAGAATAGCTCATAATAGACTCGCAGCATGACTGCATTCTATTACTGCAATGATTTAGCTAACGACTAGTCAGTTAATTCTTTAGGTAGAAATGTGTCCCTGAACCAGCAGTCGTGCTTGAGAAGGATAAAAAAAATAACAAACCCGTCTTCAAATCAGAAGCGGGTTTTTTCTTATTGATATTTATAATATATTGTCACATCTTTTGAATCTAAACTACTACTTCATTATCTCTTTATCAATCATCTTTTATTACTTAAAGATTGAATAAACAAAGATGTAAACAGATGCCACTAACATAGTTTTTTTCTATCTTATAAAGAGCTAGCGCTACTAAGAGCATCAAACTATTTGGTCTTAATGTTACTACATCTAGGTGAGCAGGAAAAACACCTTTATGTAGAGGAAGCAGGAAAAAGGTCTTGATTAAATTTATTCTACCTCTTTTTTAATTAATGCAAATAGATAAATTTGCATTTGAATAAACAAATTTTTTGTAGTTTTTTTTTAGATACCATATGAGCACAAACGAGAACCTTCCTTTAGTCTCAGTCATTATTCCTGCATATAATGCAGCAGCTTTTATCAACAGAACTTTAGACTTTGTATTAACTCAAACATACACAAATATTGAAGTTTTAGTTGTTGATGATGGTTCACAAGATTGTACTGTTGACATCGCTCAATCCTATGTTCAAAAGGATCAACGTGTTATTTTGTTGCAGCAAGCCAATCAAGGAGTTGCAGCAGCTCGCAATTTAGCAATTCAAAAATCACGCGGAGAATATATAGCACCTCTTGATGCTGATGATATTTGGTATCCTCAAAAACTTGAAAAACAAGTACAGTGCTTATTAAATGCGCCTTCGTCGGTAGGGTTAGTCTATGCTGTGTCAATGGAAATTGATGAGGAAGATTTAATTATAGATAAAAACTCTATCTACAACCGTAATTATCAACCAGAAGGAAATGTTTACACAAATTTAGTGTGTATAAATTTCATTGGTAATGCTAGTGCACCGCTTATTCGCCGTAGTTGCTTTGAACATATTGGCGGATATAACTGCCAATTAAAAGAACAAGATGCTCAAGGATGCGAAGACTGGGATATTTATTTACGTATTGCTGAATTTTATCAGTTTCGAGTAGTACCAGAAGTTTTAATTGGGTATCGCCAAGTAAGCGGCAGTATGGGTAGCAAGTGTAAAACAATGATTAAATCGTATAATTTAGTTTTACAAGACGTCCAGCAACGGCACCCAGAGATTCCTGCTACTATCTACCGCTGGTCTAGAAGCTTTTTTTATAACTATTTATCAGTAAAAAGCTCTGCTTCTGGAGATTATTGTAATGCTCTACTTTGCTTATATAAAGCTTTGGAATCAGATTTATTTCTCTTATTGCGTCCTGCAACATATAGAATTACTTTAATGTTGATTCTAAAAATTGTCATCAAGTCTATATTTTACTTAATTCTTCAAGAGAAATATACCTGGCAACAGTTAAAAGAAAAGATTAAGAGGAAAAGAAGTAGTATCACAATTTACGACATCAAAAGCAGAAAATTCAATTTAAAGTATAAGGATTTTGTCTGGAAGCCCTATGACGTTGTTTTGTTGCATAGAGGGCTAAAAATTTTAAAAATTAGTCAAGAAGTAGATTTTAAATTGAAAGCAAAAGCTTATTAATCTATTTCTTATTTTTGATACAAGGGATAAAAAAGTGAAAGAGACAAATGCCCCTAAATCGCTAATACCCCTACTCAAATTGTATTCATGGGCAATTCCAGTCATTATTGTTTTAGGTACTTTATCTTCTTTGGCAGAAGGATTAGGAATTAGCTTATTTGTCCCTTTTCTTCAAAGTGTATCTCATACGAGTTCTCAAGCCCATAGTCAAAATTTGTTGGTAGGATTTCTCAATCAAATATTTGGGGATTTATCATTCAATACTCGTCTTTTTATTATACCTATATGCATTTTTGCCAGCATTCTTTTAAAAAATTGTCTTGTGTATGGCAACACAATTCTTTTTTCTTGGTTAAACTGGCAGATTAGCGATCGCCTAAGAAAAGGTATTTATAAACAGCTTCTTAGTGTCAGTTTTAACTATTTAGAACGCAATCAGTCTGGTAGATTTTTGAGCGTCTTGGACAAAGAAACATGGCAAACCAGTCAAGCTTTAGCAGTATTCATTAGCTTGATTACGAGTGCTTGCACAATTGTTGTTTTTGTCATACTCCTGTTTTTAATTTCTTGGCAACTGACTATCTTAGTTGCTGTCGCTATGTTATTGATTTCATTGAGTGTCCAATCTGTAACCCGTCAAGTCAAAAGTGTAGGTAAACAAGCTGCACGTGCTAACGCGGCTTTTGTTAGTCGAGCACTAGAAGGGTTGAGCGGCATGAAAGTTATTCGCGCTTTTGGACGCGAATCTTATGAACAGGAGCGTTTTGAGCAAGCGTCGCAGGAAGTTTGTGCTGCTTTTAGAAGGCTTGATGTCATCTCTGGAGCTGTTAATCCCTTTTCTGAAGTACTATCTACAGCTTTGTTGACAGGTATTTTGATAGTAGCATTGCAAGATCAGAGTAACTTACCAACATTGTTGACATTCATTTTTATGCTCTATCGCTTACAACCTCAAATGAAGATTTTTGATAGTGCGCGTGTCAATCTAGGAGGTTTAACTGGTTCTGTAGAGCAGGTGATGGAGCTTTTAAACCGTGCTGATAAAACATATATTTCTTCTGGTAAGTTGTCATTCAAAGGTTTGAAACAAGCGATCGCCTTCAACTGTGTTACCTTTCGCTACGATCCTCTAGAAAAACCTGTCTTACAACAAATTTCAATTACTATTCCACGCGGAAGAACTACAGCGATCGTTGGTCCTTCAGGTGCGGGGAAATCAACACTTATTGGCTTACTTTGCCGCTTTTATGATGTAACTACAGGAGACATTTATGTAGATGGCGAACCACTAAAGCAACTCAATCTTGCTGACTGGCGTAGCCGAATCGCAATTGTTAGCCAAGATACTCATCTTTTTAGCTCAACAATCACAGAAAATATCGCCTATGGTCGATTAGATGCGACAACAGATGAAATCATAGCAGCAGCGAAGCTTGCCCATGCTCACGACTTTATTCTTGAACTTCCTCAAGGTTACGAAACTAAAGTAGGCGACAGAGGAGTTCGGCTATCAGGAGGACAGCGACAGCGTCTTGCTTTAGCGCGTGCTATCATTTGCAACCCTGAAATTTTGATTCTTGATGAGGCTACTAACGCACTCGACAGTATTTCAGAACATCTCATTCAAGAGGTATTGCAGAGTTTTGGTCAAAATCGCACTGTGATTGTCATTGCGCATCGTTTGTCTACTATTGAACAAGCCGATCAAATTATCGTGATGGAGAAAGGACGAGTTAGAGAAAAAGGTAGTATTCAGTCTCTATTGCAACTCAACGGACTTTTTGCCCAGCTTTATCACCTACAACACAACACTGTTCCTACTTGAGCCTCAATGACAGCCTCAGCACCCTAGGCAACTACGGTTGTATGCTATAAAGCAATCAATCAGTAGTTTTTTCGCAAAATATGAGAGTTTTGTAAAAACACCTTATTAGCATTTTGATCTCAGTAGTAAGAGTGCAAAATAGTTTAAAGCCTTTGTACCCATACAATCGTAGAATTTAGGAGCAAAACTGTAGCTTTATGTATGATTGCATAATTGTTGGTGCTGGACCTGCTGGCGGTACAGCAGCTTATCATTTAGCAAAACGGGGTCATTCCGTATTAGTACTGGAAAAAGAATCGTTGCCACGCTACAAACCCTGTGGAGGTGGAGTTTCACCTGCGATCGCCAAATGGTTTGACTTTGATTTTTCTCCAGCTATTTCCACAAAGGTAAATACCATTCGTTACACCTGGAAAATGGGTGATCCAGTGCAAGCCAAATTGCAAACACCCGAACCGATGTGGATGGTACGGCGCGATGTCTTTGACCACTTCCTAGTGCAGCAAGCACAAAAACAGGGAGCAGAACTACGCGATAACACCGAAGTGAAAAGCATTCAGTTCAAAAGCGATCATTGGCAAGTTGACACCGCTAACGGTTCCGTGACAGGTCGCTATATCATTGCGGCAGACGGTGCTAAAGGACCAATGGCAAAGTGGTTAGGCTTTAAAGACCGTAAACGCCGCTTGGCAGGAGCATTAGAAGCAGAAGCGCCAGCTAAGGTCGAAGATGGTCATATTGCCCATTTTGAGTTTGGCATGGTGAAAAACGGCTACATTTGGAACTTTCCTAAAGCTGACGGCTACTCAATCGGTGTAGGTACCTTTATTGGCGGTGAACCTCAAGATTTCAAAGGAATTTTGAGTGAGTATGGTAACTTGTTTGGTTTAGACATTAAAACCTGTAAACAGTACGGTCATGCATTGTGCTTGTGGAATGGCAATCAAAAGCTACATACTCAAAATGCCGTGTTAGCAGGAGAAGCCGCTTGTGTCGTCGATCCACTAACTGCAGAAGGAATTCGCCCATCGATTTTTAGTGGTGTCAAAGCTGCTGAAGCAATTAATCGGGCGATCGCGGGTGACATTAATGCCCTAGAGCAATACTCGCAAGCGATCAGCGACGAATGGGGCACTGATATGGCGTGGGCACAAAAACTAGCCGGAGTATTTTATCGCGTTCCTGGTATTGGCTACAAAGTTGGCGTCAAACGTCCCACAGCTACACAACGCATGGGTCAAATCCTTTGTGGTGAAATGAGTTATAGTGATGTCGCCGGTCGCGCCCTCAAGCGCCTCAGCGGAAGCTTAATTCCAGGCATGGGAGGATAGTGATTAGTTTTGAGTTTTGAGTTTTGAGTTTTGAATTGGAGAATTTTCTTAACTCAACACTCAACACTCAACATTCATAACTCTTCTGAACCTCTATACTTTTCCATTACCTTTAGCGTGACCTTTTGAACCTTGGTAGATACGCTGTTGTTGCTCAGGAGTTAACCACGCTGATCGGGATAATCGACTTTCTGGTGGTACAAACTGACGTCGTACAGGGTCGTATTCAAGAACTTCTCCTGTTTCGATATGATATACCCAACCATGCAGGTGTATTTGACCACTGTGCAATCGGGAATGAATCACAGGGTAAGTGCGTAAGTTCTCTAATTGAGTGAGAATATTCTCTTCGACAGTTGCCTGAAGCAATTTCTCTCCTTCATAATCTTGATAATTTTCCTTCATCATCCGGCGAGTTGCTTCAGCATGTCTGAGCCATTGATACACTGATGGCATTTCTTCTTCTAACTTATCTAGCTTTAGCAATCCTTTCATTGCACCACAGTGCGAGTGACCGCATACAATAACTTCCTTAATACCTAAAGCGTGAATTGCATACTCAACCGCAGCACATTCACCACCATTAGTTGCACCGTAAGGCGGAATGATGTTACCAGCGTTGCGAATGATAAACATTTCTCCTGGTTCGGCTTGCGTGATTAAGTTTGGATCTATTCGAGAGTCAGAGCAAGTAATAAACAAAATTCGTGGATGCTGACCTTGCGACAGCAACTCGAACATCTCGCGGTGGGTACTCACATAATTGGTTTGAAACGAATGAATACCCTGAATTAACTTTTTCATACATCTTCCTCTAACGGTGCTTGCGCAACACCTTCCTACTTAACTTAAGTTTATGAAATAATAGCCCCCGAAACCCTCATGAAAGATTTTTTCTCAAAATAACTCACATTAAAAGGTAAAATCACACCAAAAAATATAGAGATTTCCTGACGCTGAGGTCTATTAAGAACCTAGAGAACTCCAAATATCTTTACTGATTCCTAAAATAAATCACTCAAATAAGTATATGTTCCCCTAAAATAGGGAGCGAGTAAGCGTCAAGAATTATTATTTATGCGAGTAGTAGCCCTAGTCCCTGGCGGCATCGGCGATCAAATCCTATTTTTTCCCACCCTTGATGACTTAAAACACAATTATCCTAATGCTCAAATTGATGTCGTGGTAGAACCACGCGCCAAAGAAGCATATCGCATCTGCAAGGCAGTATCTCATGTTCTGTTATTCGATTATCAAGATCGCAACAGTGCGGCAGATTGGGTTAACTTAGTTGGTATTTTGCGCGATCGCGAGTATGATGTAGCGATTTCTCTAGGGCAACGTTGGTTTGTTGGTTTATTGTTGTGGTTAACCGGAATTCCTACCCGTATTGGCTACAAAGGTGCAGGTAATATGTTTTTGACTAACTCTGTGCCGCTTAAGTCACAGCAATATGCTGCGGCAATGTACCATGATTTGTTACAAGGGTTGGGAATTAATTCTCCTTGCCCAGAATTAAGCGTTAATTTGCCATCCTCGGATCTTGACTGGGCAGAAGAGGAAAAGAAACGACTGGGAATTCACAGCAGTGGCTATGTTTTACTGGGTGACGGTTATGAGCCAACGCTGGATCAAAGCTATCCAGCTAATAGTTGGCAAAAGATTATCCAGGACTTTCAACAGAAACAGCCAGAACTTCCTTTAGTAGTATTTCAATCTCCAAATGATGGAAAATGGTCACAATCCAATCCTGATGTTAAACTAACATCGCCACCAGATGTTGGTAAGTTAACGGCAATGATTGCTGGAGCAGATTTGTTGCTATCTACTGAGGGTGTACCACTACAGTTAGCAGTTGCTGTGCAAACGTATACCATCGCGCTGTTTGGACTCACAGAACCAGCAAAGGTATTGCCAAAAAGCGATCGCTATATTGCGATTAAATCTCCTAGTGGACGAATCGCGGATATTTCCCCACAGACTGTTTTAGAACGAATTTGGCGTGGCTAATAGCAACTCACCACTTGCTGCCTAAAACATTTCAAAGAATGTATCCTCTAAATCATAGCCAAACATTTGTCCCATGGACTTCAGGCGCGATCGACTGGGGATACTTTGCTGTTGCATCCAATCGTGCAAGATAAAAATTTTGTGCATCAAGAAAATTTCCAAGGCTTCAGGGTTAAACTGGATGCCTTCTTTCGAGCTAAATTGATGCGGCACTAGCATAGCAGTATAGCGGGCAAGTTCCCCTGCTTGCCAATCGAGTAAAAATGGCAACCAAGGATACTGGGCATCTAAACGAATAAACCATAGCCGAATCTCTGGGATTTCTGAAAGTTCTCTAGGATCGTCAGGTTCGCGAGGATAATCTATATCAAAGCGCAACTGTTGTTCATGGGCAGCGATTGTTCCTGCTTGTAGTAGGTTTTTGATTGCTGTTTGCGCCGGAGACAAATCTAAAGTATTGAGGTGATGTGAATGGAGTGCGATCGCCAACGTCATGGAATCATCAAATCAAGGTACATTCATTGTCGCATTAAGGACAATAAGGTTGCAGGCTGCTGATAAACTGAATTTTTACTCGCCTTGATTTTGTTAATTAGGCTCAACTTCCTACATTGCTATAAGCATTCACTGGTTTTAATTTAGGCGTCCATTCTTTATCTACCAACTTATTGTATAAAGCTGTACGCGGTAAGACTCGTAAAACTTCTTCTACCGTTGTCAAACCATTTGTTACTTTCTCAACAGCAGCAGTACGGAACGAAGCAAAATGAACTTCTCTGAGATGACGATGTAGTTGCGTCATTGTACCTTCATAAATAATTTCTCGCACGGTATCATCAATATCTAATAACTCAACAATTGCTTCACGTCCCAAGAAACCAGAATTGAAACAGATACCACAACCTTTACCCTTGCGCCATTGCCCACTATGAGCGTGTTGCGAGTCAATGCCAAGTACCCGTAAATCTGCTTCGGTAGGCGTGTAAGGCTCACTACAGTGGGGACATACGCGGCGGACGAGTCGCTGTGCCACAATTCCTAACAATGCATCGCTGAGTAATCCAGGATCAGGACCAATATCTCGTAATCGCGGAATCGCACCTACCGCGTCATTTGTATGTAGTGTTGTAAATACCAAGTGTCCTGTCAGTGCAGCACGTACTGCTGTTTCTGCGGTTTCGTTGTCGCGGATTTCTCCTACCATGATGATGTCAGGGTCTTGACGTAGAATAGCGCGCAAGCCCGCAGCAAAGGTCATTCCTGCCGCTTCGTTTACCTGTGTTTGCGTAATCCGTGGCAAGATGTACTCAACAGGATCTTCGACAGTAACGACGTTGACATTTTCGGTTGCTACAGCTTGCAAACTTGTATAAAGAGTACTTGTTTTACCTGAACCTGTAGGACCTGTCAAGATAATCATCCCCTGCGGTTGTTGCAGCCAAGACTTATATACCTGGAGTGTTTGCTGCGTAAAGCCTAAATTTTCGAGTTGTGAGAATGGATTTTCACGCGGTAGTAAGCGAATAACCGCTTTTTCGCCATTAACACAAGGAAGGGTACTTACACGCATATCCATGCCCATTTCTGCGTGTTCCCCAGTGGTGTATTTCTCTTCAATACGTCCATCTTGAGGGCGGCGACTTTCAGATATGTCCATTTTTGACATAACCTTGATCGCTACAATCACGCGACGGCTCAACTCTTGGGGTAGCATTGTAATGTCACGCAGCACTCCATCAATGCGATAGCGCACGCGCAACCCCTCTGTCGTAGGTTCAAGGTGAATGTCACTCGCCCGATTCCGCAACGCTCCAGAAAGTAAGGTTTTGATGCGTTCAATTTGGTCAGCAGAGCGCGATAAATAAATTTGAGTCGTTTCTGTAATGTTTTCTGCTTCTTGCTCGCCAGTGATAGGATTGACAAACGGTGTAGCACTGATCCGGTTTGTGTTGAGATTTTGTGTATGAAACCAGGTTCGGTAACTGTTGTCGGATATGGAAATTATTTTGATGTTGCTACCAGTTCGTTCGGTTAAAAAAGCGATCGCTTCAGAATCAATGTTGACCGGACTCCCCAAATAATAACAACCACGCCACAATAACAACGGAATCACAGGCGGAACACTGCTCTTGTCAGAAAAGTGACGTAAAAATCTGGAGTTCACATCTCGATCGAGTAGTTCAGTATTAACTCTTCCTTGCTCGTCTACAAGCAGCTTGAGAGCTTCAGCGCAACTGATTT
This genomic interval carries:
- a CDS encoding ABC transporter ATP-binding protein; the protein is MKETNAPKSLIPLLKLYSWAIPVIIVLGTLSSLAEGLGISLFVPFLQSVSHTSSQAHSQNLLVGFLNQIFGDLSFNTRLFIIPICIFASILLKNCLVYGNTILFSWLNWQISDRLRKGIYKQLLSVSFNYLERNQSGRFLSVLDKETWQTSQALAVFISLITSACTIVVFVILLFLISWQLTILVAVAMLLISLSVQSVTRQVKSVGKQAARANAAFVSRALEGLSGMKVIRAFGRESYEQERFEQASQEVCAAFRRLDVISGAVNPFSEVLSTALLTGILIVALQDQSNLPTLLTFIFMLYRLQPQMKIFDSARVNLGGLTGSVEQVMELLNRADKTYISSGKLSFKGLKQAIAFNCVTFRYDPLEKPVLQQISITIPRGRTTAIVGPSGAGKSTLIGLLCRFYDVTTGDIYVDGEPLKQLNLADWRSRIAIVSQDTHLFSSTITENIAYGRLDATTDEIIAAAKLAHAHDFILELPQGYETKVGDRGVRLSGGQRQRLALARAIICNPEILILDEATNALDSISEHLIQEVLQSFGQNRTVIVIAHRLSTIEQADQIIVMEKGRVREKGSIQSLLQLNGLFAQLYHLQHNTVPT
- a CDS encoding glycosyltransferase family 2 protein, whose product is MSTNENLPLVSVIIPAYNAAAFINRTLDFVLTQTYTNIEVLVVDDGSQDCTVDIAQSYVQKDQRVILLQQANQGVAAARNLAIQKSRGEYIAPLDADDIWYPQKLEKQVQCLLNAPSSVGLVYAVSMEIDEEDLIIDKNSIYNRNYQPEGNVYTNLVCINFIGNASAPLIRRSCFEHIGGYNCQLKEQDAQGCEDWDIYLRIAEFYQFRVVPEVLIGYRQVSGSMGSKCKTMIKSYNLVLQDVQQRHPEIPATIYRWSRSFFYNYLSVKSSASGDYCNALLCLYKALESDLFLLLRPATYRITLMLILKIVIKSIFYLILQEKYTWQQLKEKIKRKRSSITIYDIKSRKFNLKYKDFVWKPYDVVLLHRGLKILKISQEVDFKLKAKAY
- the speB gene encoding agmatinase, producing the protein MLAQTATEVTPFLGSDVAASYATAQVAILPIPYEATTTYRRGCETGPDAILAASHQVEYYDEELDWETGLEVGIYTHPPIADTRSKAVTSEEMLQITRETVFKLVQDGKFAIALGGEHSITTAIVEAYRQAYPDELFTVVQIDAHGDLRHEYEGSIHNHACVMRRVVEMGLPTVQIGIRAICKEEADLIKEKNLTVFRAREIAAQPNWIENAIAAIPTEKVFLTIDLDGIDPTLIPGVGTPEPGGLNWYALTTFLRGVFNTHQVIGCDVMELAPLADSVVSEFTAAKLVYKLIGYQAKERGGIMNYES
- a CDS encoding alpha/beta fold hydrolase, giving the protein MISTASFTATKTWTWQGFPICYQTQGTTGPAIVLIHGFGASWWHWRKNIPVLAETCRVYAIDLIGFGGSAKPEPTTEMHYTFETWGQQIADFCQEVVGEPAFLVGNSIGCIAVMQAVVDRPEIARSIALLNCSLRLLHDRKRGTLPWYRRFGAPMVQRLLSVKPIGNFFFNQIAKPKTVRKILLQAYANSDVVTEELVDLLMAPAKDPGAVAVFLAFTAYSSGPLPEDLLPQLPCPAIMLWGTADPWEPFELGQQLANYPQVKEFIPIEGVGHCPQDEAPEKVNPILQAWIAQL
- the pyrH gene encoding UMP kinase, whose translation is MGKPYRRILLKLSGEALMGNLGYGIDPTIVQEIAAEVAEVVNSGVQVAIVVGGGNIFRGVKASAAGMDRATADYIGMIATVMNALTLQDALERMEVQTRVQTAIAMQEVAEPYIRRRAIRHLEKGRVVIFGAGSGNPFFTTDTTAALRAAEIDAEVIFKATKVDGVYDSDPHKNPDAKRYQTLNYVHVLTQDLRVMDSTAIALCKENNIPILVFDLSVRGNIRRAVAGESIGTLVGGFCEVS
- the frr gene encoding ribosome recycling factor; translated protein: MKLAEAESTMQKAVDATQRAFNTIRTGRANASLLDRVMVEYYGTPTSLKSLANISTPDATTITIQPYDRSSLNLIEKAISMSDVGLTPNNDGSMIRLNIPPLTSDRRKEFVKLAAKYAEEGRVSIRNIRRDALDTIRKQEKNSEVSEDEAKDLQDQLQKLTNKYTSKIDELLTEKEKDITTV